CTTTTCGGCCAGGCGCACGGCCTCGTCCCTCAGGACGTTGCGCATGTTGGAGTCTATGCTCACCAGGGCCGTCTGCATGAGGGCTACCGAGACGAACAGCAGGATGAGCAGGGCGACCATGACCTCCACCAGGGTGAAGCCCCCGCTTTTCGGGGCGGTCCTATTCATTCGTGCCGCAGGATGTTCCATTCCAGAGCCCCACGTTCAGACGCGTGGCGCTTACGGCCACGCAGTCGTAGTCTGCGTTCAAGTCCGCTCCGTCAACGTCCTCCAGCCGTATGGCGGCGCCGGTGTTGGGAAGGCCCGCGCTGTTGACGATGATTCCCCGGGGGTCGATGATAAACTGCCTCTCGGCGCCCGTCAGCCGGTAGGGCACCGTCGTGTTGACCACGACGGCGTCCTGTGCGGTGCTCAAGGAGCCGTCGCCGTCGGGGGAAGGGGAGGAATCCTCGTAGATGAGAAATTTCGAGGTGTCCGCGGCGGGCATGTTCACGAAGTGCACCCTGTTTCTGTCGATGGCCCGGGCGCGGGCGTTCATCATGTCGGCGTAAATCTCCCGGGCCTTGCTCTCCACGCGGTGCTTGCCGATCCAGCCGTCGTACTGAAACCCCATGGCCACGACCACGATGCCCATGATGGCCAGCACCACCAGGAGCTCCACCAGGGTGAAACCCTCCGTCTCCGGCCGTCCCTGCATCGCGCTCCTCCGCATCACTGCTCACAATCCTCGACGTGGACGGTCTTCTTGTGGGGCGGAGGAGTGGTAAAGAGCGAGAAACCCTGGGCCGTGGGGGGCACTCCCTCCAGGCTCGCCGACCTCCTGCCGAGCTTTTCGTTAAAAGCGTCCCCGAGCTGCACCTGCTCGATGGCGCCCGTGGAGACCTGGATGAGGGCTGTCCCCTTCAGCATGGTCCCGGGGGCTCCGCCGTCCCGGTAGCGCACGGCCCAAATGAAACTCTTCCCGCCGATGGAGCAGATGTCGCTGTAGGGCATGAAGGAGGTGAAGAAGACTATCCCGGAGATGGAGGCCAGGGGGTCCGTTATGACCCGCTCTGCGCTGTAGTTTCCACTGCTCGGGTCCAGGCGGATGTACCAGCCCTGGGGGTCTTGAACGCCCTGCTCCAGGGTGGTCACGTCGCTGAGGTTGACCATCTGGCGCGACGTGGTACAGGTGGGGCTGAACCTCCAGTTGCTGTAGCAGGGGTCCGTGATTCCGAACAGGTGCCGCTGCCCGTCCCCGTCGTCCGGCTCGGAATAGCTCTCGTAGAAATACCTCCCGGTGCCGGCGAAGAGCCAGAACTTGGAGGTGTTCTTGTCCAGCAGGTGGGCCACCGCCGAGGTCACCGGACCGATGCCGTCGATGACCGTGGAGAGCCGCCAGTTGGCCGGGTCCAGGTCCTCGTTGGTCAGGAGCCTCAGGATGCCGCCCTGGGTCCAGGTGTTCGTGGAGGTGTCCTTCCGCACGTAGGGGACATAGACCACGTCGTCCTGATAGTCCCGCCTGTCCCCCTCGGCGTCGGCGGTCACGTTTATCATGGAGCCGGCGAAGGCGTTGAGTATCTGCCCCCCGCCCGCAAGATGGTCTATCGTACTGAGCAGGGTGCCGGTCTTGAGGTCCAGAACGAAAACGCTCAGGGGCTGGTCCGAGTTGCCCAGGAACTGCCTGTCGGATTTCCGTACGGGGCCCGTGGGGCCGGAGCCCAGGACGACGTACCAGCGCCCGTTGAGGTCCTTCTGGGCGGTGTCCTGCCAGTCGCGCTTGCCGTCGGGAGGGTCGCTGGTGTCGGTTTTGTACGAGATTCTCACGATGGCGGGACCGGTGGTGCTGTAGCCCAGGGCCGGGTTGGAGAACTCCCACAGGAACTTCGGGTTCTCCGGGTCGGTGACGTCCAGGGCGAAGTATGAGGAGTATCCCACCCCGGAGACGGGCGTGTTCACGCAGTCCTCGGCGTCCACGTCGCCGTCCCCGTCCAGGTCCTGGGTGCAGCTGACTCCCTCGTTCTTGCAGGCCCCGCCGTAGCGCATGCCTCCGATGAGGATGGTCTTCCAGGTGTTGGCGGTCCGGGTGCAGGTCGAGTAGTCGCTCGAATCCGTGCACTCCGTCCCTTCAAAAGCGGTGCCGTTTCCGTCGGGGTCGGTCCCGATACTGGCGTCGAAAATGTAGGGTGTCAGGTCCACCGTATAGAGGTGGCAGTAGTCCGTCTGCGTCAGGTACTTCAGATAGGGAAGGACGTTTTTCGGGATGAAGGCCCATTCCTCCCTGCCCAGGTTCGTCCCGGTCAGGCGGACCTTCTGCTTCGGCCCCTGCCCGCTCCAGCTGTCCTGGCGAAGGCCGAGCCTGAAGGCGTGCAGCATGCCGTCGTTGGCCCCTGCCATGACCATCCCGCGGTTGACGTATTTGGCGCTCTCGATGAAGTCCCTGTACGTCGTGTCCCGGTAGGTGACGTGGTAGCTGTTCAGGGGAACCGTGGTGTTGCTGATGATGCGCGGCGTGGAGTTCAGGATGTCCCCCAGCTTCCAGACCTTCTTCGCGGTCTCGCCGGTGTCGCCGGTGTCGCCGTCGCCGTTGAGGTCGACCTTCACCCTGCGGTCGCGGTAGTCGGGGCTGTTGATGAAGTAGCCGGTGGTGTAATTGATGAGGGCCGTGGCGTTGGCGATGCTGGCCGCCCCCATGTACGTGCGGAGCGTGGCGTTACTGGCCGCGGAGCTGTTGAAGATGGTCATGTCGGCGGTATCGTCCACGTTGGCGTATATCCTGCGGGGGTCCGTGGCCAGGTCGCGCTCCCAGAGCAGCTCGCCCGCCTCCCATATGTTGCCCATGTTCTCGAAGTTGATGTCGGACTCCACCACATCGGGCGTGCCGTTTCCGTCGGTGTCCGCATAGCGATGTGCCTTGACCACCTCGTTTATCGGGTCCCAGTACAGCGAGGCGATGTAGTCGTTCACCAGGTTAAGCAGGGGATAGGGGGTCTCGTGTGCCGTTTCCTCGCGCATGCTCGAGGAGGCGAAGTAGGGGTCGACGTAGAACCAGAAGTTGGTCAGCCGCCCTATCCAGGCTATTTCGTCCTCCGTCCCGGCATCGCTGTCCACGAAGCGTTTGCGGGGGTAGTAGACGGCCTGGATGAGGTTGGCCCCGCTGCCTTCGCCGGAGGCCAGAACCGATGCCGCCGTGCCGGAGGAGGCCCGCTTGATGATGTCCTGGAAGGCCTGGATGAGCTTGTCCTTGAGCTGGGTGGGGTCGTAGACGTCGTAATAGATGCCCTCGCCCGCGCTGGCGGCCTCCCTGAGGACGTCGCCGTTTGTCCCCATGGCGTTGACAATGTAGGTGATGACGTCCTGGGTGCCCTCCCGGTCGCTCCGGAGGTCGTTCTGTTTGCCGTAGCAGGCGTTTTTGGAAAGGTCGTAGGTGAGGGAGCCGCAGTCGGCGGGGAGGGGCGGCGTACTCGTCGAGCCGAAGACATCGGGGTCCCCCTCGTCGGCCCCATAGCCCGAGGTGAGAAGAAGCACGAAGTTATTCCTGCAGGGGGTGCTGTCCCCGCTGAAGGGGTCGCAGGAGCTGCCTGTCTGGGGCGTGCCCATGTATGTCATCATGGCTTCGTACTCGCCGTCGATGAGCTTGGTGACGTTCAGGGTATCGCCCACGGGGATGGCGTTTTCCACCGCCGTGAAGAAGTTCGTGTCTCCACTGGCCGGGATGCACATCTCCTGGAAGGGGTCCAGGTCGTTGGCGAAGTCCTGGAACCCGAACCGGGCGTCGTCCCAGAAGTCCTGGAGGATGCCCGACTTGAGGGAATTGTTCCCCGCGGTGTTGGTGCAGTTGGTGGTGTAGTCGCCCACGCATATGCGGATGTTGTGCTCGGCGGTGCCGGCCCCTCCCAGAGCGGCCGCAAGAATATTGATGGTGACCGAGATGCTGTCCTTGTTCGAGGAGTCGGCCGCGTCCTGCGCCTTCAGGGTAAAAATGTATGTGCCGGGCGCCGCCGTGGGGGTGCCCGCTAGGGTGCCGTCGGAGGCATCGAGGGTGAACCCCGCGGGAAGGCTCACGGTGGACCAGGTGTAGGTGCCCCCGCCGCCGGATGCCGCCGGGATGTAGCCCGGATAGGGGGAGTTCCAGATGGCGTCGGGCAGGGTGGCGCCATTCTTGGGAGTGGTTATCCGGACGGGCTTGGCCGCCTCGGCCTCCTGCGCAAAGAAGGACATGATGTCGTTTACGAGGCCCAGGGCCCTCTGGGCCAGCGTGGGCTCTTTCTCCTCCGCCGTATCCTTATCGAGGGCCGCATAGGCCCCGCCGGAGGAGAAGCCGGCCTCGGCCAGGTTCACTGTCCATGTGGAGGCGGGCCCCACGGCCGGGCTCAGCAGGAGCCCGCAGACGGGGTCGGAGGCATAGTTCAGCCCCCATGTGGTGTCATGGAAAAAGGCCACGGTCCAGGGGTCCTGGCTGTCGGTGATGGTGAGGTTGCCCTTTCCTCCCACGTTTACCCTGAAGTCGCAGGCGTAGTAGA
The DNA window shown above is from Nitrospirota bacterium and carries:
- a CDS encoding GspH/FimT family pseudopilin; the protein is MQGRPETEGFTLVELLVVLAIMGIVVVAMGFQYDGWIGKHRVESKAREIYADMMNARARAIDRNRVHFVNMPAADTSKFLIYEDSSPSPDGDGSLSTAQDAVVVNTTVPYRLTGAERQFIIDPRGIIVNSAGLPNTGAAIRLEDVDGADLNADYDCVAVSATRLNVGLWNGTSCGTNE
- a CDS encoding putative Ig domain-containing protein; this translates as MTRKASTRVLYILFLILFVSGLPGADAADMTDYCVVPPYVKRDIKPNVLIMMDNSYVTGLPAYKDFYYIPDPALVMQNNFWSFVLGTYGEGAIGSRYADFPKCSDGDPATLCSTDFRFDVYGSMKHYTGYFDEDLLYGYTNNRYQPSSTGVFHGEVMNWATTSMFDLIQAILVGGKSTSRQTNVNTLVGFESEEWPTKTYIYKGTDSVYYACDFRVNVGGKGNLTITDSQDPWTVAFFHDTTWGLNYASDPVCGLLLSPAVGPASTWTVNLAEAGFSSGGAYAALDKDTAEEKEPTLAQRALGLVNDIMSFFAQEAEAAKPVRITTPKNGATLPDAIWNSPYPGYIPAASGGGGTYTWSTVSLPAGFTLDASDGTLAGTPTAAPGTYIFTLKAQDAADSSNKDSISVTINILAAALGGAGTAEHNIRICVGDYTTNCTNTAGNNSLKSGILQDFWDDARFGFQDFANDLDPFQEMCIPASGDTNFFTAVENAIPVGDTLNVTKLIDGEYEAMMTYMGTPQTGSSCDPFSGDSTPCRNNFVLLLTSGYGADEGDPDVFGSTSTPPLPADCGSLTYDLSKNACYGKQNDLRSDREGTQDVITYIVNAMGTNGDVLREAASAGEGIYYDVYDPTQLKDKLIQAFQDIIKRASSGTAASVLASGEGSGANLIQAVYYPRKRFVDSDAGTEDEIAWIGRLTNFWFYVDPYFASSSMREETAHETPYPLLNLVNDYIASLYWDPINEVVKAHRYADTDGNGTPDVVESDINFENMGNIWEAGELLWERDLATDPRRIYANVDDTADMTIFNSSAASNATLRTYMGAASIANATALINYTTGYFINSPDYRDRRVKVDLNGDGDTGDTGETAKKVWKLGDILNSTPRIISNTTVPLNSYHVTYRDTTYRDFIESAKYVNRGMVMAGANDGMLHAFRLGLRQDSWSGQGPKQKVRLTGTNLGREEWAFIPKNVLPYLKYLTQTDYCHLYTVDLTPYIFDASIGTDPDGNGTAFEGTECTDSSDYSTCTRTANTWKTILIGGMRYGGACKNEGVSCTQDLDGDGDVDAEDCVNTPVSGVGYSSYFALDVTDPENPKFLWEFSNPALGYSTTGPAIVRISYKTDTSDPPDGKRDWQDTAQKDLNGRWYVVLGSGPTGPVRKSDRQFLGNSDQPLSVFVLDLKTGTLLSTIDHLAGGGQILNAFAGSMINVTADAEGDRRDYQDDVVYVPYVRKDTSTNTWTQGGILRLLTNEDLDPANWRLSTVIDGIGPVTSAVAHLLDKNTSKFWLFAGTGRYFYESYSEPDDGDGQRHLFGITDPCYSNWRFSPTCTTSRQMVNLSDVTTLEQGVQDPQGWYIRLDPSSGNYSAERVITDPLASISGIVFFTSFMPYSDICSIGGKSFIWAVRYRDGGAPGTMLKGTALIQVSTGAIEQVQLGDAFNEKLGRRSASLEGVPPTAQGFSLFTTPPPHKKTVHVEDCEQ